The Desulfovibrio psychrotolerans genomic interval TGCTGGCGGAAGCAGGGGTCAAGGTACCCCTGAGCGAGAAAGGCGCGGAAAAGCTGCTGCACTGCATCAGCACCGGCGGGGCTGTTGACCGCATTGTCATTGCCCGTGGTGTGCAGCCGGAAAACGGCAAAGACGCCTACATAGTCCCATACGGCAACTTCAATTATCCCGTCTTTCCGGGTCAGGCCATAGGCAATCTGGTGGCCGCCGTCATGCCCAAGCCCGGCATGCGGGTGGATGGCTCGGAAATTCCCCCTCACCTGCCCCATAAGCCCCGCGATATAGTGATCGGCGAAAACGGCCATTGTGTTCTGGACCCCGCATCGCGTGATATTTCCTCCACCGTGTTCGGATTGGTGCAGGCCACGGATACCGCTATCAGCGTCACTCCGCTGGTGTCCGTTTCAGAGGATGCCATGCAGGCGTCGGTCCGGCTTCATTTCCGCGATATGGAAGGAGCTCCGCTCACCAAGGCGCGGGTGCTGGGGGTGCTGCATGCCCTGCATGTTCCCGTTGCTCTGGTGGATCAGGCTGCCATTGAAGAGGCACTGGAGCGGTGCGAGCGCACAGGCAAGCCTTCGGAGCCTGTTGTGCTGGCACGTGGGCGGCAGCCCGTGCACGGGAGAGACGGATATGTGGAAATGCTGTCAGAGGAGCGCGAAGCTGCTCCTGTGGGCATGACCAAAGCCAACGGTGCCATAGACTTCCGCAACCGGGGGCTTTTGCCCTCCGCACGGGCAGGCGCGGCAGTGGCCGTGGTGCATCCTCCCACGCGTGGTGTTGCCGGGGTGGACGTGCTGGGCAATGTGCTGCCCGCCAATGACGGGCAACCCGCAAAGGTGACGCTGGACAGAAGCGTTGCGCTGGATGCGGACGGTAAAACTGTTCTGGCGCAGGTGGACGGGCTTGCGCAGTATGTCGGGGGCACGCTTTCCGTACAGGAAGTGGTGCAGGTGGACGGAGATGTGGATTTTTCCACCGGCAATATTCACGTTGCCACGGGGTCTGTCCGGGTAAAAGGCACGGTGCTTTCCGGCTTTTCGGTAAAGACTCCCGGTTCGCTGGTGGTGGGGGCCGCCATAGAGTCCGCCCGCATCATGGCGGGGGGCAATGTGGAGGTGGCGGGCGGCATACTGATGATGGAAAAGGGGTATGTCCGCTGTGGCGGCAGCGTGCACGCGGGATTTGTGAACGAGGCGGTCATAGAGGCCCGTGATGATGTGGTGGTGCGCGACTTCATGCTGCACTCCACGGTGCTGTGCGGCGGCAGGGTTATTGCCACCACCGGGCGGGGTAGAATTCAGGGCGGCAGCATCACCTGCATGGGCGGTGTGGAAGCTCTGGAACTGGGCGCAGAACTGGGCGTGGCAACCAAGGTGACGGTGGCTGTAAGCTCCAAGGCTCTGCGCGAGCTGGAAAAAGAGCGCGATACCGTAAAAGAGGCTCTGATCAAGCTGACGGCCAAGTTCGGCGAGGGAGCGGAAGAAGAACTGCTCATGCGTGCCCGCCCGGAACAGTACAAGGCCATAGAGGCAGCCTTGGCCCTGCGGGAGACCCTGACGAACAAATACAACGACCTGCGGGAGCAGGTGGCGGAGGCGCGGGTGCGGGCGTCTGCGAAGCTGCTGGATAAGCGGGTTGCCGTGAGCGGCGTGGTGCATCCCGGCACTGTCATCACCATAGGCGAGGCGGTGTTCACCGTGTCACATCCCATTCAGGCCGCGGTGTTCCGCTATGTGCCGGAAAGCAGGCGTATAGAGGTCGTTTCCGCCTGATCCGTTTTTCGTGAAATACCTGTCCGGGCGGCATTGCGCCACACGCAGCGTTAAGCTTCCTTTGCAGGCGTTGCACATACCCGTCGTGCCGGATGATTGTCGCTGCGGCCCCTCGGTATCGCCCTGCGCAGGGCACAGGTATCACACGGTGCACGACACAGATAATACACAGCGCACGGCCGCATAAGAAAAACCCCGCCTCATGTAGAGACGGGGTTGATTTTTGCTGCTTCATGCACCGCCGGAACCGGATGCGGTGTTTCGGGCGGTTATTCCGACTTCTTGGGCGGCTCTATGAGCATCTTGCCCTTGGATGAGGTATCCGGGTGTCCGGGAGGCATGCCGCCCTTGCCCATTCCTCCGCCCGTTCCGCCGCCCATTCCGCCTTTGCCGGAAGCGCCGTGCGAATCGGTAAAGGCGTGCCATTCGTCATGCGAAATCTCGCCGTTGGCATCGCTGTCTATGGCGTCGAACGCGGCCTTCTTCATGGAAGGATACTGGGCTTCAAACTCTTCCCAGGTTACCGTGCCGCTGGAATCCTTGTCCATGTGGTCGAACTTGTCGTCCGCCGCTCCGGGCGTGGTCCACAGGCAGGTTATGAGAGCCGCGAGAGCGAGTTTTTTCATTCCGTCTCCTTGCCGCCGCAGGGCGGCCTGTATGCTGTACGTCCGTATGACCGTAACCGATTCGGGCGCGCGGTATACCCTGTGTGCCATAGGCGTCGCAGGGGCCTGCACCCGTTTCCGGGAAGAGATACTCCGTCTGTTCCGTCGTGTCCAGCGTTGGCGCGTTTCTCCGCACAATATGGACGGGAACGTCCGTTGTGCACGGCCTGCATGAAAAAAAGCCCGCACCCGGTATATGCGGCACATGTGGCAGGCGGGGCAGGCGTAAGGAAGGGGAGAATGCCCTTGTATTTCGCTCGGTTCTCATGCTTCCGTGCACGAAAAAGCCCCTTTCCTTGCGGAAAGGGGCGTAGCGCTCTGGCTCCCCGGACAGGACTTGAACCTGTAACCTAGTGATTAACAGTCACCCGCTCTGCCGATTGAGCCACCGGGGATCGTGGCGGTACGCGCCTTGCGGTGCGTCCGACGAGGGAAGAGATTTACGGATTTCGTTTGCCTGCGTCAAGGAAAATGTCGTGAGGAGGGAATAATTCCTTGCATCACGAGGGGCTGCGCACGAAAAAGCCCCTTTCCTTGCGGAAAGGGGCTTAGCGCTCTGGCTCCCCGGACAGGACTTGAACCTGTAACCTAGTGATTAACAGTCACCCGCTCTGCCGATTGAGCCACCGGGGAATATCGGCCAAGACGCGGCACAGTGCGTGACGCGCGGAAAAGTCTCTAAGCGAAAGCGGAGCAAACAGTCAAGCCCGATTTCCGTAATTTTGATTTTTTGTTGAAATCATGTTTTTACCTTAGTGAGCGGGCACGGTTTCTTGACGGCAGTGGACAATTGGCATAACCCTTCCCAATTCAGCACTGACCGAATCCACTACACGGAGTTATTGCCTTGAGCGACCAGGAAAAATCAAAGCGGCCTATCATCAAGCTACCTACAAAATCCAAGCATGCCGACTATTTTATGCCCATGCTGGAGAGTTTTGCCAACCGCGATGATCTGAACGAAGTGGTCAAGAACAGGGTGGCAAAATCCTGTGAACTGCTTGAGGCGGGATATCCTCTCTTTCCCAATGGTTTTCGCAAGCAGGACGACTTTTCCGAGATCAGGGCCGAATTTGAAGGGCTGGAGGCGGAAGAGCTGGAAGGGCTGGACCGTGAATTTCAGTGTGCCGGGCGCATTGTCGCCGTGCGCTCGTTCGGCAAGGTAACCTTCTTCCAGATGCTGGACCGCAGCGGCAAGATGCAGTGCTACACCGCGCGCGAGGTGCTGGGCGACGAAGAATACGCCATGTTCAAGAAGCTGGACATAGGCGATATCGTCGGGGTTCGCGGTACGCTTTTCCGCACCAAGACAGGCGAACTGACTCTCTCGTGCAGCAACGTGAAACTGCTCACCAAATCTATCCGCCCGCTGCCGGAAAAGTATCATGGTCTCAAGGATGTGGAAACCCGCTACCGCCAGCGGTATGTGGACCTCATCGTCACGCCCCGCACGCGCGAAATCTTCCGCAAGCGAACGCAGATAGTGCGCGAATTCCGCCGCTTCATGGAAAGCCACGGCTTCATGGAGGTAGAAACCCCCATGATGCAGCCCATTCCCGGCGGTGCAACGGCGCGCCCGTTCATGACGCACCATAATGCGCTGGATATCCAGCTTTACATGCGCATCGCCCCGGAGCTGTATCTCAAGCGTCTTCTTGTGGGCGGGTATGAAAAAGTTTTCGAGATAAACCGCAACTTCCGCAACGAAGGGACATCCACCCAGCACAACCCGGAATTCACCATGTGTGAATTCTACTGGGCGTATGCCACGTTCGAAGACCTTATGGACCTCACCGAGCAGTTGTT includes:
- a CDS encoding calcium-binding protein translates to MKKLALAALITCLWTTPGAADDKFDHMDKDSSGTVTWEEFEAQYPSMKKAAFDAIDSDANGEISHDEWHAFTDSHGASGKGGMGGGTGGGMGKGGMPPGHPDTSSKGKMLIEPPKKSE
- the lysS gene encoding lysine--tRNA ligase; translated protein: MLESFANRDDLNEVVKNRVAKSCELLEAGYPLFPNGFRKQDDFSEIRAEFEGLEAEELEGLDREFQCAGRIVAVRSFGKVTFFQMLDRSGKMQCYTAREVLGDEEYAMFKKLDIGDIVGVRGTLFRTKTGELTLSCSNVKLLTKSIRPLPEKYHGLKDVETRYRQRYVDLIVTPRTREIFRKRTQIVREFRRFMESHGFMEVETPMMQPIPGGATARPFMTHHNALDIQLYMRIAPELYLKRLLVGGYEKVFEINRNFRNEGTSTQHNPEFTMCEFYWAYATFEDLMDLTEQLFGHIAQAVCGSTVITYQEQEIDLTPGTWTRMGFLESLEKIGGHTPELYLDYNKLATYIRERGEKVVKGEKLAKLQAKLFDLDVEPRLVQPHFIYHYPTDISPLSRRNEQDPSVTDRFELFMTGRELANAFSELNDPVDQRLRFLDQVAEKEAGDDEAHFMDEDYLRALEYGMPPAAGQGIGIDRLVMLLTDSASIREVILFPLLKPEM
- a CDS encoding FapA family protein: MTFTTAASGRVDAVKAGMPGAAVRHGADTAATGTGEDAMLRFSGTQDRMKVGVARYIPPSGGGRPLTVERIRKLLAEAGVKVPLSEKGAEKLLHCISTGGAVDRIVIARGVQPENGKDAYIVPYGNFNYPVFPGQAIGNLVAAVMPKPGMRVDGSEIPPHLPHKPRDIVIGENGHCVLDPASRDISSTVFGLVQATDTAISVTPLVSVSEDAMQASVRLHFRDMEGAPLTKARVLGVLHALHVPVALVDQAAIEEALERCERTGKPSEPVVLARGRQPVHGRDGYVEMLSEEREAAPVGMTKANGAIDFRNRGLLPSARAGAAVAVVHPPTRGVAGVDVLGNVLPANDGQPAKVTLDRSVALDADGKTVLAQVDGLAQYVGGTLSVQEVVQVDGDVDFSTGNIHVATGSVRVKGTVLSGFSVKTPGSLVVGAAIESARIMAGGNVEVAGGILMMEKGYVRCGGSVHAGFVNEAVIEARDDVVVRDFMLHSTVLCGGRVIATTGRGRIQGGSITCMGGVEALELGAELGVATKVTVAVSSKALRELEKERDTVKEALIKLTAKFGEGAEEELLMRARPEQYKAIEAALALRETLTNKYNDLREQVAEARVRASAKLLDKRVAVSGVVHPGTVITIGEAVFTVSHPIQAAVFRYVPESRRIEVVSA